The following is a genomic window from Streptomyces chrestomyceticus JCM 4735.
GCAGCGTGCCGAGCGCGGCGTGGACGGCGCCGGCCGGGTGGCGCGCCGCCCATTCGTCGTCTTCCCGGACGTCGACCAGCGTGAGTTCCCCGTCCACGACGCGGCGGTGGGTCTCGGCAGGAGACAGGCCGGCGGGCGGGTGACCGTCGCCGGAGTCCGGGCTCTGCGGCGTGGCGGGCAGGACCGTCCGGACCGCCTCGTAGTTCGAGGCATGGGCGACGGCTATCTGCTGCCCCAGCATCGGGCAGACGTTCATCGCCGCTTCCCAGTGGGCGGTGGACTCCCATTCCGCCACGTTGACGAGGCGGAAGGTGCTCCCCGGGACGATCGTGCGGAACATGTACGTCCGGACGAACCCGGGCTGCTCGGCCATCACCTCCGCCGCGTGCTGCCAGGCGTCGAGATACGCGCTCTCCTTCTCCTCGTCGATCTCGATCGGAATGATGACGACATGGCGGTCTTCCATCTGCTGTCTCCTCCGCACTGCAAGGCGATCGCGCATTCCGGCGTGCTGATTTCCGGACGCAGAGTGCGCGCACGCGCTGCAAAACGGCAAGGAACGTTGCTGGACCGGCAACAGCAGACGGTCGAGTGCGTGCTCAGTGCCTCAGATCGTCCCCAGCGTCACCTTCACCGTCTTCCGTGAGCCGTCCCGGTCGACGGTGACGTCCACCGTGTCGCCCGGCTTGTGCCCGGCCAGCGCCTCCGACAGGTCCTGCATCGTCCGGACGTCCGTCCCGTCGAACTTCACGACGACGTCACCGGCCTCGATGCCCGCCTTGTCCGCCGGACCGCCCTCCTTGACGCTCGCGACGCTCACCCCGGCGCCCTCGAAGTCCTGGCCGACCAGGGTGCGGCCGGTGATGCCGAGCGCCGCCCGGCCCGAGTTGCTGACCTTGCCGCTCTTGACGATCTGGTCGGCGATGTTGCGGACGGTGGACGCCGGGATCGCGAAGCCGATGCCGGGCGCCGCGCCCTCGCCCATCTGCGGGTCCGTGGCGGCCAGCGTCGGGATGCCGATGACCTGGTCGGAAAGGTTGACCAGCGCGCCGCCGCTGTTGCCGGGGTTGATGGCGGCGGAGGTCTGCACCATGTTCGCGATGGTCGCGCCCGTGCCGCCGCCGCTGCTGGGCTCGCTGACGGTGCGTCCGGTCGCCGAGACGATGCCCTGCGTGACGCTGCCGGACAGCCCCAGCGGGCTGCCCATGGCGAGCACGATCTGCCCGATCTCGACCTTGGCGGAGTCGCCGAACGTCGCGGGCTTCAGGTCCTTCGGCGCATTGTCGATCTTGATGACGGCGAGGTCCTGCTCCGGGTAGGAGGCGACCAGCGACGCGTCCAGGGAGCGGCTGCCGCGCGCCGTGGTGACCTTGAACTTCTTGTCCTCGCCGACGACGTGCGCGTTGGTCACGACATGGCCGCGCGCGTCGTACACCACCCCGGAGCCCAGCCCCTCCCCGGTGGTGATCTGGACGACCGACGGCAGGACGTCCT
Proteins encoded in this region:
- a CDS encoding rhodanese-like domain-containing protein; translated protein: MEDRHVVIIPIEIDEEKESAYLDAWQHAAEVMAEQPGFVRTYMFRTIVPGSTFRLVNVAEWESTAHWEAAMNVCPMLGQQIAVAHASNYEAVRTVLPATPQSPDSGDGHPPAGLSPAETHRRVVDGELTLVDVREDDEWAARHPAGAVHAALGTLPAALSDLPDGPLAFVCRTGTRSVQGGAQALRAGRSSVYTVAGGLEAWETAGLPVVVPGHEGTENGA
- a CDS encoding S1C family serine protease, translated to MTPSLTSRHRAAVAAAAALCAAALVAGCSGSDSSGPGKDVSSSGSAAAATSPAKAAAPSVSTDLQDAYQKVVKDVLPSVVQITTGEGLGSGVVYDARGHVVTNAHVVGEDKKFKVTTARGSRSLDASLVASYPEQDLAVIKIDNAPKDLKPATFGDSAKVEIGQIVLAMGSPLGLSGSVTQGIVSATGRTVSEPSSGGGTGATIANMVQTSAAINPGNSGGALVNLSDQVIGIPTLAATDPQMGEGAAPGIGFAIPASTVRNIADQIVKSGKVSNSGRAALGITGRTLVGQDFEGAGVSVASVKEGGPADKAGIEAGDVVVKFDGTDVRTMQDLSEALAGHKPGDTVDVTVDRDGSRKTVKVTLGTI